A DNA window from Drosophila virilis strain 15010-1051.87 chromosome 4, Dvir_AGI_RSII-ME, whole genome shotgun sequence contains the following coding sequences:
- the LOC6628883 gene encoding uncharacterized protein: MECNWNSTDKIWSCPARSTMYSPNTSVGRIIFNTMRNWPKNVCQISDTDGVTLTSEQALTWAIRMAQHFKKRGLDHSSVIGIAARNTTYILPLGVACLLNATPFHSINPILDEETMKFMYEITKPALIFCDKQEYTKVYAATKDWQPEIFIIDEPIDGVPNIRSLLEFTTTEKFYQPEPLKSSDQTVAILCSSGTTGMPKAVCISNSVLLTDNMLVNSESIFFINSGLDWITGLWAFMFSAVFGSTRILTTKPFSPEYFIELVKKYKINYVTMAPVHLAALVASPAATPYALSSLHNVNYGGGIASDATLKRIQLLCKNATLNSAYAMTEVGLITMNFGIQNTATAGRPIPGISIRIVDENGKNLGHNEVGEIYVHTGKDWNGYYGNPVATRQIRDFQGWIHSGDLGYFDDQNYLYIVDRKKEVLKYQGIHYWPTEIENAIRELPQVRDVCVVGVPHELLGDAAGALVIKTPGCTISPTEIANHVAKRLPSINKQLHAGVKFTDKLPINPNGKAMRKAALELFVSLAAEK, encoded by the exons ATGGAATGCAATTGGAATAGCACGGATAAAATATGGAGTTGTCCGGCTCGCAGCACCATGTACAGCCCCAATACATCTGTGGGTCGGATCATTTTCAATACAATGAGAAACTGGCCAAAGAATGTGTGTCAG ATCTCAGATACCGATGGTGTGACCCTAACCAGTGAACAGGCCCTCACCTGGGCCATTCGCATGGCGCAGCACTTCAAGAAACGCGGCCTTGACCACTCGAGTGTCATAGGCATTGCAGCCAGAAATACCACCTACATACTGCCATTGGGCGTAGCATGTCTTTTGAATGCCACTCCATTCCATTCAATCAATCCGATACTCGACGAAG AGACTATGAAGTTCATGTATGAGATAACCAAGCCGGCGCTTATATTCTGTGACAAACAGGAATATACGAAGGTATATGCGGCGACCAAGGACTGGCAGCCCGAGATATTTATCATAGACGAACCAATAGACGGTGTGCCCAATATACGAAGTCTATTGGAATTTACCACAACCGAAAAGTTCTATCA ACCGGAGCCTCTTAAGTCTAGTGATCAAACTGTGGCCATTCTATGCTCATCCGGCACCACCGGAATGCCCAAGGCGGTGTGCATATCAAATAGTGTACTATTAACGGATAATAT GCTTGTCAACAGCGAATcgattttctttattaatagcGGCCTGGATTGGATAACCGGGCTGTGGGCCTTTATGTTTAGCGCCGTATTTGGCAGCACGCGTATTTTAACAACGAAGCCCTTTTCGCCGGAGTATTTTATTGAGTTGGTTAAGAAATATAAGATCAATTATGTAACTATGGCACCTGTCCATTTGGCCGCCTTGGTCGCAAGTCCAGCTGCCACGCCCTATGCACTATCCTCGCTGCACAATGTTAATTATGGCGGTGGCATCGCCTCGGATGCGACACTGAAACGTATCCAGCTATTGTGCAAAAATGCCACGCTTAACTCGGCCTACGCCATGACGGAGGTGGGACTGATTACTATGAATTTTGGTATTCAGAATACGGCCACGGCCGGTAGGCCTATACCAGGCATAAGCATACGCATTGTGGATGAGAATGGCAAGAACCTGGGTCACAATGAGGTGGGTGAGATATATGTGCACACCGGCAAGGACTGGAATGGCTACTATGGCAATCCGGTTGCCACACGGCAGATACGTGATTTTCAAGGTTGGATACACTCCGGCGACTTGGGCTACTTTGACGATCAGAACTATCTGTATATAGTTGATCGCAAGAAGGAAGTTCTTAAGTATCAGGGCATACACTACTGGCCCACCGAAATCGAGAATGCCATCAGAGAGTTGCCGCAGGTGCGCGACGTTTGCGTTGTGGGCGTGCCCCATGAACTATTGGGCGATGCTGCCGGCGCCCTGGTGATTAAAACTCCTGGCTGCACAATAAGCCCCACTGAAATTGCGAATCATGTCGCAAAACGCCTGCCGTCCATAAATAAGCAGCTGCACGCCGGCGTCAAATTCACCGACAAGCTACCCATTAATCCCAATGGCAAGGCCATGCGAAAGGCGGCCCTCGAGCTCTTTGTGTCACTTGCTGCCGAGAAGTAA